One window of the Acidobacteriota bacterium genome contains the following:
- a CDS encoding RDD family protein: MKKKDDQRLLQFPSVFNMEPGGKAEVKPVEDENAPEWRREVSRKVEEHRKMKELQDNLDILRRIDAPDDAAATMGREKARPDERVAEAVLSAPAPHPAIPVAGGVRDERLRQALQTPKPRESTPRPHLDSDLKEKLADQHRQLFKDAVVEADDDTAESITQPIAFDELDLAKNPTPVIEDEPPVVEAQAAEESVARSEYDRPLGELLSRYEQRSTRPRKEAAPPADRTLLVSRFLAGLIDFVLVTGLAVALLAIVAWLTGGGLFQPRMGALLGGLFVLVHLVYSFYFLFLGGQTPGMAMVGLQVVQDGDRAMSPRAILVRTIIYLLAVACSGIGLIWGIFDREAKCWQDILSDSHVTRVV, translated from the coding sequence ATGAAGAAAAAAGACGATCAGCGGTTGCTTCAGTTCCCCTCCGTTTTCAACATGGAACCCGGCGGCAAGGCTGAAGTCAAGCCGGTCGAAGATGAGAACGCTCCCGAGTGGCGCCGGGAAGTCAGCCGCAAGGTCGAGGAACACCGCAAGATGAAGGAGCTCCAGGACAACCTGGACATTCTCCGTCGCATCGATGCGCCCGATGACGCTGCCGCGACGATGGGCCGGGAGAAGGCCCGACCCGACGAGCGCGTTGCCGAGGCGGTTCTGTCGGCACCGGCACCGCACCCGGCGATACCGGTGGCCGGAGGGGTGCGGGACGAACGACTCCGGCAGGCACTGCAGACACCCAAGCCGCGGGAAAGCACGCCGCGTCCTCACCTGGACAGCGATCTGAAGGAAAAGCTGGCGGACCAGCACCGTCAGCTTTTCAAGGACGCCGTGGTCGAGGCGGACGACGACACCGCCGAATCCATCACCCAACCCATCGCGTTCGACGAGCTGGACCTGGCCAAAAACCCCACGCCCGTCATCGAAGACGAGCCGCCGGTGGTTGAGGCGCAAGCCGCAGAGGAGTCCGTGGCCAGGTCCGAGTACGACCGGCCGCTGGGCGAGCTGCTCAGCCGGTACGAGCAGCGCAGCACTCGGCCCCGGAAGGAGGCCGCCCCGCCCGCTGACCGCACCTTGCTGGTCAGCCGGTTTCTGGCCGGTCTCATCGACTTCGTGCTCGTGACGGGGCTGGCGGTCGCGCTGCTGGCCATCGTCGCCTGGCTCACCGGCGGGGGGCTGTTCCAACCGCGGATGGGTGCTCTGCTCGGCGGATTGTTCGTGCTTGTGCACCTCGTGTACAGCTTCTATTTTCTCTTCTTGGGCGGCCAGACACCCGGGATGGCCATGGTGGGCCTCCAGGTAGTCCAGGACGGCGACCGCGCGATGTCGCCGCGGGCAATCCTGGTGCGCACCATCATCTACCTGCTGGCCGTCGCCTGTTCGGGCATCGGCCTGATCTGGGGCATCTTCGACCGGGAAGCCAAGTGCTGGCAGGACATCCTGTCCGATTCCCACGTCACCCGGGTCGTCTGA
- a CDS encoding imidazolonepropionase yields the protein MTPEALALIHVRQILTMAGPAGPRRRAEMRELGLIEAGAILIRDGRILAVGPTPAIMRDVDPQEFRVIDFRDRPVVILPGFVDSHTHLAFWGTREDEYELRILGASYEEIAAKGGGILNSARRVQQATLEQITANVVRFGRLFLAHGTTTIEAKSGYGLSPDGELKLLRAIAAARGLLPLDMVPTFLGAHAYPLEFRQNHRGYLDQIIGQMLPRVAGERLARYVDVFCDQGFFSVAEAREIITAARRFGLKARLHADELAAVGAAELAAEVGAVSADHLERISPAGIAAMADRSVIAGLLPGTAFNLGLDMYPPARALIDAGVPVALATDFNPGTCFTPNMQLVIAVACSQMRMTPAEALVAATVNGACALELEHDRGSLEPGKRADLAVMDCENYRQIPYLFGVNHCVETFVQGRPVRKLAGFNDCTCTAET from the coding sequence ATGACACCCGAAGCGCTGGCCCTGATTCATGTCCGTCAAATCCTGACCATGGCCGGACCGGCCGGCCCCCGCCGCAGGGCGGAGATGCGGGAGCTTGGTCTCATCGAGGCGGGGGCGATCCTCATCCGCGACGGCCGGATCCTGGCCGTCGGCCCCACTCCCGCCATCATGCGGGACGTAGATCCGCAGGAGTTCCGAGTCATTGATTTTCGCGACCGGCCGGTGGTGATACTACCCGGCTTCGTGGATTCGCACACCCACCTCGCCTTCTGGGGCACGCGGGAGGACGAGTACGAGCTGCGGATCCTGGGCGCCTCCTACGAGGAAATCGCGGCCAAGGGAGGCGGAATTCTAAACAGCGCCCGGCGCGTCCAGCAGGCCACCCTCGAACAGATTACGGCCAATGTGGTCCGCTTCGGTCGGCTCTTTCTGGCGCACGGCACGACGACCATCGAGGCGAAGAGCGGTTACGGACTCAGCCCCGACGGCGAGCTGAAACTCCTCCGGGCCATCGCCGCCGCCCGCGGGCTCCTGCCGCTGGACATGGTCCCCACCTTCCTGGGCGCCCACGCCTACCCGCTGGAGTTCCGCCAGAACCACCGCGGTTACCTCGACCAGATCATCGGACAGATGCTCCCCCGGGTGGCCGGCGAGCGGCTGGCCCGCTACGTCGACGTCTTTTGCGATCAGGGCTTTTTCTCGGTGGCGGAGGCGCGCGAGATCATCACGGCCGCCCGGCGCTTCGGCTTGAAAGCCCGGCTGCATGCCGACGAGTTGGCCGCCGTCGGGGCGGCGGAACTGGCCGCCGAGGTGGGCGCCGTCAGCGCCGATCACCTGGAGCGCATCAGCCCGGCCGGCATTGCGGCGATGGCTGATCGGAGTGTCATCGCCGGCCTGCTTCCCGGCACGGCCTTCAACCTCGGGCTCGACATGTACCCGCCGGCCCGAGCGCTCATCGACGCCGGGGTGCCGGTGGCGCTGGCGACCGATTTCAATCCGGGCACCTGCTTCACCCCGAACATGCAGCTGGTGATCGCCGTGGCCTGCAGCCAGATGCGGATGACCCCCGCCGAGGCCCTGGTGGCGGCCACCGTCAACGGCGCCTGCGCTCTGGAGTTGGAGCACGACCGGGGGTCGCTGGAACCGGGCAAGCGGGCCGACCTGGCCGTGATGGATTGTGAAAACTACCGCCAGATTCCCTACCTGTTCGGCGTGAACCACTGCGTGGAAACCTTTGTCCAGGGTCGGCCGGTCAGGAAGCTGGCCGGCTTCAACGACTGCACCTGTACCGCTGAAACGTGA
- a CDS encoding energy transducer TonB yields MDAMNRDPNIPEPESAPTTKLLKKKPERIEAETAVTAPLTSRLADLAIDDEEKKKSNVGLIVGGILAGLAVIAVIVYFAFFSGGSSGIFSGGSADIAAGGTDSMDAQIVQGRSPGQASGDRQAAAVPSISQPGASADRRDEAARDAGRSGAAPVVQAARIESSATISSGTEAAPTIPVRPAPTQPAPAATPTPAPAQPQPQPATTTPAAPPSTPASASPAPATASSMESGFTLSEQPKVKEGDLVPLTDDVIKPEITKRATPAMPALARQLKKSGQVIVRVLVDENGSVADAKLVNETPKGFGFGKAATDAAWDFKYKPARKGNVRVKVWDTIFFTFR; encoded by the coding sequence ATGGACGCAATGAATCGCGACCCGAACATTCCGGAACCCGAATCCGCTCCCACCACCAAACTGCTGAAAAAGAAACCGGAACGGATCGAGGCGGAGACGGCCGTCACCGCGCCGCTCACCAGCCGGCTGGCCGACCTGGCGATCGATGACGAGGAGAAGAAGAAATCGAACGTGGGCCTGATCGTCGGCGGCATCCTCGCCGGCTTGGCCGTGATCGCCGTCATCGTCTACTTCGCCTTCTTTTCGGGCGGCAGCAGCGGCATCTTCTCCGGTGGTTCCGCCGACATCGCCGCCGGCGGCACCGACTCGATGGACGCCCAGATCGTCCAGGGTCGCTCGCCGGGCCAGGCGTCCGGCGACCGGCAGGCTGCGGCTGTCCCGTCGATCTCGCAGCCCGGCGCCTCCGCTGACCGCCGTGATGAAGCCGCCCGCGACGCCGGGCGATCCGGTGCCGCCCCCGTGGTGCAGGCCGCGCGGATCGAATCATCGGCCACCATCAGCAGCGGCACCGAGGCCGCGCCCACGATTCCCGTCCGTCCCGCGCCGACCCAGCCGGCCCCGGCGGCAACCCCGACTCCGGCTCCGGCTCAGCCGCAGCCCCAGCCGGCGACGACCACGCCGGCTGCACCCCCCAGCACGCCGGCGTCCGCCTCACCGGCTCCGGCTACGGCGTCCTCGATGGAATCGGGCTTCACCCTTTCGGAGCAGCCTAAGGTCAAGGAAGGCGACCTGGTCCCGCTGACCGATGACGTGATCAAGCCGGAGATCACCAAGCGGGCGACGCCGGCGATGCCCGCGCTGGCCCGTCAGTTGAAGAAGTCCGGTCAGGTGATCGTCCGTGTGCTGGTGGACGAGAATGGCTCGGTTGCCGACGCCAAACTGGTCAACGAGACGCCCAAGGGATTCGGCTTCGGCAAGGCGGCCACGGACGCGGCTTGGGATTTCAAGTACAAGCCGGCCCGCAAGGGAAACGTCCGCGTGAAGGTCTGGGATACGATCTTCTTTACGTTTCGGTAG
- the dnaB gene encoding replicative DNA helicase, which produces MKGNVSSSITRPLPQDPDSERAILGAVLVNNELFHTISDKLVPEDFCLPPHQAVYAAMVQLAQGRQPLDELTLKNALEAMKLDEPITLSYLTSLSNGFPRLENIMHYVEIVKQKAILRNLIRASESIAEISYAQEQSAIDVLQQAETWIGHISESFIKKNYMTLSDALEQAYRYISQLYEAKTYLTGIPTGFRDLDQLTCGLQRGELIIIAARPSMGKTSFALNLALHAALKEKLSVAVFSLEMSARQLALRLLSAKSPIDGQKLRSGYFSKSDWEEIGRAVAELDQAKIYIDETANLTLLELMTKARRLKKQYNLDMVIVDYLQLLAGNQRYENRVQEIAAISRSLKAMAKELDAPVVALSQLSRAPETRKGDHRPMLADLRESGSLEQDADVVMFIYRGEVYDKDDPDLAGKAELIIAKQRNGPVASIDLAFQKEFSRFVQMESRGPRSTET; this is translated from the coding sequence ATGAAGGGGAATGTCTCATCGTCGATCACCCGGCCGCTGCCGCAGGATCCGGACAGCGAGCGGGCGATCCTCGGTGCGGTGCTCGTCAACAACGAACTGTTCCACACGATCAGCGACAAGCTGGTCCCTGAAGATTTCTGCCTCCCGCCCCACCAGGCCGTCTACGCGGCGATGGTGCAGCTAGCCCAAGGCCGCCAGCCGCTGGATGAGCTGACACTCAAGAATGCGCTGGAGGCCATGAAGCTGGACGAGCCGATCACGCTGTCCTACCTGACTTCGCTCTCGAACGGTTTCCCGCGGCTCGAGAACATCATGCACTACGTCGAGATCGTCAAGCAGAAGGCGATCCTGCGCAACCTGATCCGGGCGTCGGAATCGATCGCCGAGATCAGCTACGCCCAGGAGCAGAGCGCCATCGACGTCCTGCAGCAGGCCGAGACCTGGATCGGCCACATCTCGGAATCGTTCATCAAAAAGAACTACATGACGCTCTCGGACGCGCTGGAACAGGCCTACCGCTACATCTCCCAGCTCTACGAAGCCAAGACGTACCTGACCGGCATCCCTACCGGCTTCCGGGATCTCGACCAGTTGACCTGCGGCTTGCAACGCGGCGAGCTGATCATCATCGCGGCCCGGCCCTCAATGGGCAAGACCAGCTTCGCGCTGAATCTCGCCCTGCACGCGGCGCTGAAGGAAAAACTGTCCGTGGCGGTGTTCTCGCTGGAAATGTCCGCCCGCCAGCTCGCGCTGCGCCTCCTGTCCGCCAAGTCGCCCATCGACGGCCAGAAACTGCGGAGCGGCTATTTCTCCAAATCGGACTGGGAAGAGATCGGCCGGGCGGTCGCGGAACTGGACCAGGCCAAGATCTACATCGACGAAACAGCCAACCTGACCCTGCTGGAGCTGATGACCAAGGCCCGGCGCCTCAAGAAGCAGTACAACCTGGATATGGTGATCGTCGACTACCTGCAGCTGCTGGCAGGCAACCAGCGGTACGAGAACCGGGTGCAGGAAATCGCCGCCATCTCCCGCTCACTCAAAGCCATGGCCAAGGAGCTGGATGCGCCGGTGGTGGCCCTGTCCCAGCTCAGCCGGGCGCCGGAGACCCGCAAAGGCGACCACCGGCCGATGCTGGCCGACCTGCGAGAGTCGGGGTCGCTGGAGCAGGACGCCGACGTCGTGATGTTCATCTATCGCGGGGAAGTCTACGACAAAGACGATCCGGACCTGGCGGGGAAGGCGGAACTCATCATTGCCAAGCAGCGCAACGGCCCCGTGGCCAGCATCGACCTGGCGTTTCAGAAGGAGTTCAGCCGATTTGTGCAGATGGAATCCCGGGGACCCCGCTCTACCGAAACGTAA
- a CDS encoding 50S ribosomal protein L9, with the protein MKIILIQEVDNVGRRGQIVNVSDGYARNYLIPRKLAMPASAANLKYVETQKLNWAKQEAKLKDEAEVLAKALGDVRIAVTKKVGEGDSLYGSVTTMEIADGLSHRGFSIELRKIRLEHPIKTLGEYTIPIKLHAEVTAHIKLLVQREGEAEAPAEA; encoded by the coding sequence ATGAAGATCATTTTGATCCAAGAAGTGGATAACGTTGGCCGGCGCGGCCAGATCGTCAATGTCAGCGACGGCTACGCCCGCAACTATCTGATCCCCCGCAAGCTGGCGATGCCGGCCAGCGCCGCCAACCTGAAGTACGTCGAGACGCAGAAGTTGAACTGGGCCAAACAGGAGGCCAAGCTGAAGGATGAGGCCGAGGTGCTGGCCAAGGCGCTGGGCGACGTACGCATTGCCGTGACGAAGAAGGTTGGCGAAGGCGACAGCCTCTACGGTTCCGTCACCACAATGGAGATCGCCGACGGCCTGTCGCACCGGGGCTTCAGTATCGAGCTGCGCAAGATCCGGCTCGAGCATCCGATCAAGACCCTGGGTGAATACACGATTCCCATCAAACTGCACGCCGAGGTGACCGCGCATATCAAGCTGCTGGTCCAGCGGGAAGGGGAGGCGGAGGCCCCGGCAGAGGCGTAG
- a CDS encoding 30S ribosomal protein S18 codes for MSEGTEKPQRRYVYRKKKVCKFCEEKIPFIDYKDVNLLRLFVPERGRVMPKRLSGVCSSHQRQLRNAIKRARVVALVPFAADSF; via the coding sequence ATGAGTGAAGGCACTGAAAAACCCCAGCGGCGCTATGTGTACCGCAAGAAGAAGGTCTGCAAGTTCTGCGAAGAGAAGATCCCGTTCATCGACTACAAAGACGTGAATCTGCTGCGGTTGTTCGTTCCCGAGCGCGGACGGGTGATGCCCAAGCGACTGTCCGGCGTTTGCTCGTCGCACCAGCGCCAGTTGCGAAACGCGATCAAGCGCGCCCGCGTGGTCGCCCTGGTGCCGTTTGCGGCTGACTCGTTCTGA
- the rpsF gene encoding 30S ribosomal protein S6: protein MSKYELVYLVAPDTPEERQADIAERLKSYIQQLNGTLESLDLWEKRRLAYEIKKFQEAFYYVARFEGDGKLVDELERRLRVADEVIRFITIRKDDEIKIMEKRQRYYKSRREGLEKRKKKSPPPAERPDAGHHGGRARAKTENEVSSHE, encoded by the coding sequence TTGAGTAAGTACGAACTCGTTTATCTCGTCGCGCCCGATACGCCGGAAGAACGCCAGGCGGACATCGCGGAGCGGCTCAAAAGCTACATTCAGCAGCTCAACGGCACGCTGGAAAGCCTGGACCTCTGGGAAAAGCGCAGACTGGCGTACGAGATCAAGAAATTTCAGGAAGCGTTCTACTATGTCGCCCGGTTTGAGGGCGACGGCAAGCTGGTGGACGAGCTGGAGCGGCGTCTGCGTGTCGCCGATGAGGTGATCCGCTTCATCACCATCCGCAAGGACGACGAGATCAAGATCATGGAGAAGCGGCAGCGCTACTACAAGTCCCGCCGGGAGGGCCTGGAGAAGCGGAAGAAGAAAAGCCCCCCGCCGGCCGAGCGCCCGGATGCCGGTCATCACGGCGGGCGAGCCCGCGCGAAAACGGAGAACGAGGTAAGCAGTCATGAGTGA
- a CDS encoding aminoacyl-tRNA hydrolase, giving the protein MTDSADLRAVFGLGNPGLAYRFHRHNAGFLFLERLLRDARVTRLEHRTESLSLVDWVVVGGARCLLVRPQTFMNLSGQAFESVLAAHGWTPRQALLVYDDLDLPLGTFRLRARGASAGHRGVRSILEVAQTTAVPRLRLGVGPRPPEVDAAAFVLADFTAAEWPRLEAVFDGAADALMSVLAEGLATAMNRFNARPAPRRPDAGLPAGPDAPQEKKL; this is encoded by the coding sequence ATGACGGATTCCGCGGACCTCCGTGCGGTTTTTGGATTGGGCAATCCGGGATTGGCCTATCGGTTCCACAGGCACAATGCCGGATTTCTTTTTCTGGAGCGTCTGTTGCGGGATGCCCGCGTCACGCGGCTGGAACACCGCACCGAGTCGCTGAGCCTCGTGGACTGGGTGGTGGTAGGCGGCGCTCGCTGTCTGCTGGTCCGGCCGCAGACGTTCATGAACCTGAGCGGGCAGGCGTTCGAGTCCGTCCTGGCGGCGCACGGCTGGACACCCCGCCAGGCGCTGCTGGTCTACGATGACCTGGATCTGCCGCTCGGGACGTTCCGCCTCCGGGCCCGGGGCGCATCAGCCGGGCATCGGGGGGTACGCAGCATCCTGGAGGTGGCCCAAACGACCGCCGTCCCGCGCCTCCGACTCGGCGTGGGCCCCCGCCCCCCGGAGGTCGATGCCGCCGCCTTCGTTCTAGCCGATTTCACGGCCGCCGAGTGGCCGCGGCTCGAAGCGGTTTTCGACGGCGCAGCGGATGCGTTGATGTCCGTCCTCGCCGAAGGGCTGGCGACGGCGATGAACCGTTTCAACGCCCGTCCGGCGCCGCGGCGGCCCGATGCAGGGCTTCCGGCGGGACCGGATGCGCCGCAGGAAAAAAAGTTGTAA
- a CDS encoding 50S ribosomal protein L25, whose product MERVTIEARRRWDLGKNGSHRLRETGWVPAVVYGKDTDPLPLAVEQAFMDRLLHNPEARNQICDLKVDDMKQLAVLVRDYQLDPIRGELIHVDLMVVNEQRVIKVKVPIETVGVPVGVKTAGGMLVVLVREVPIECLPQHIPAVIRLDVSGLDLNQSLRVRDLQLGDKVTILMDPEVNIAHVEETRAAVAEEAPAEGAAEAAAAGGEQEDEES is encoded by the coding sequence ATGGAAAGAGTGACAATCGAAGCGCGGCGGCGTTGGGATTTGGGCAAGAACGGCTCACACCGCCTCCGTGAGACGGGGTGGGTTCCTGCCGTGGTGTACGGCAAGGATACGGATCCCCTGCCGCTGGCGGTGGAACAGGCGTTTATGGACCGGTTGCTGCACAATCCCGAGGCCCGCAACCAGATCTGCGACCTCAAGGTCGACGACATGAAACAGCTGGCGGTGCTGGTTCGCGATTATCAGCTGGATCCGATCCGGGGCGAGCTGATCCATGTCGATCTGATGGTCGTCAACGAGCAGCGCGTGATCAAGGTCAAGGTGCCCATCGAGACCGTCGGCGTGCCGGTCGGCGTCAAGACCGCCGGCGGCATGCTGGTGGTTCTGGTCCGTGAAGTGCCCATCGAGTGTCTGCCGCAGCACATCCCGGCGGTGATTCGCTTGGATGTCAGCGGCCTGGATCTCAACCAGAGTCTGCGGGTCCGCGACCTCCAGCTCGGCGATAAAGTCACGATCCTGATGGATCCGGAAGTCAACATCGCCCATGTGGAAGAGACGCGCGCCGCAGTGGCCGAGGAGGCCCCCGCTGAAGGTGCGGCTGAAGCCGCGGCTGCGGGTGGTGAGCAGGAAGACGAAGAATCCTGA
- a CDS encoding ribose-phosphate pyrophosphokinase, whose protein sequence is MIIFSGSANVPLAEEICRYLKVPKGECRLTRFSDGEIYFQSHENVRGRDVFLIQPTSNPVNHHLMELLIMIDACKRASASRITAVMPYFGYARQDRKDKPRVPISSKLVADLITAAGANRVLTMDLHASQIQGFFNIPVDHLFAAPVILDYISSCCFEDLTILSPDTGGAERARAYAKRLEAGLAIGDKRRVADNVAEVMHIIGDVEAKTVVICDDMIDTAGTVVEIVHALSLRGVKRVVVAATHPVFSGPAFERLGKLALEEIVVTNSILIPEERRLKNLRILSVAALFGEAIRSIHYETSISTLFI, encoded by the coding sequence TTGATCATCTTTTCCGGATCTGCCAACGTGCCGTTGGCGGAGGAGATCTGTCGCTATCTGAAAGTCCCAAAAGGAGAATGCCGACTGACCCGCTTCTCCGACGGCGAGATTTACTTCCAGAGCCATGAGAATGTCCGCGGGCGCGACGTTTTCCTCATCCAGCCCACGTCGAATCCGGTCAACCATCACCTGATGGAACTTCTGATCATGATCGACGCCTGCAAGCGGGCGTCGGCCTCCCGGATCACGGCGGTCATGCCCTATTTCGGTTACGCCCGCCAGGACCGTAAGGACAAGCCGCGCGTACCGATCTCATCGAAGCTGGTGGCCGATCTGATCACCGCGGCCGGCGCGAACCGGGTCCTGACCATGGACCTGCACGCGTCCCAGATCCAGGGCTTCTTCAATATCCCGGTGGACCACCTGTTCGCGGCGCCGGTGATCCTGGACTACATCTCCTCGTGCTGTTTCGAGGATCTGACCATCCTGTCGCCGGACACCGGCGGCGCCGAGAGAGCCCGGGCCTACGCCAAGCGCCTTGAGGCGGGCCTGGCCATCGGCGACAAGCGACGGGTCGCGGACAACGTAGCCGAGGTCATGCATATCATCGGCGACGTTGAAGCGAAAACCGTGGTCATCTGTGACGACATGATCGATACGGCCGGCACGGTGGTGGAGATCGTGCACGCGCTGAGTCTGCGCGGGGTCAAGCGAGTCGTGGTGGCGGCCACCCACCCGGTGTTCAGCGGCCCCGCCTTCGAGCGGCTGGGCAAACTGGCGCTGGAGGAGATCGTCGTGACGAACTCCATCCTGATCCCGGAGGAGCGGCGGTTGAAGAACCTCCGGATCCTGTCGGTGGCCGCCTTGTTCGGCGAGGCCATCCGCTCGATCCACTACGAGACGTCAATCAGCACGCTCTTTATCTGA
- the ispE gene encoding 4-(cytidine 5'-diphospho)-2-C-methyl-D-erythritol kinase produces the protein MTLRVPARAKLNLHLQVMFPRPDGYHEIRTVFQTVDLADEVVLESAADGQLVFRCDQPDVPTGEDNLCLKAARLLQAETGVRRGARITLRKQIPMQAGLGGGSADAAATLVGLMRLWDLACASEDLLLWGGRLGSDVPFFLVGGTALGLGRGEELVPLPDAPSRHVLLVCPPVAVSTAWAYGRLNFQLTTKGFVNKIPPLHRVLADGRMDAFQGVNDFEAAVFPEFPLLLHIKSQIADCGADGTMMSGSGSSIYGLFDTAAACMEAERSLCRQSVPGRIIRTRFIGRDEYRRNLFSHWN, from the coding sequence ATGACGCTGCGCGTACCCGCCCGGGCGAAACTCAACCTGCACCTGCAGGTCATGTTCCCTCGCCCGGACGGGTACCATGAAATCCGAACCGTGTTTCAGACGGTGGATCTGGCCGACGAGGTCGTTCTGGAATCCGCCGCCGACGGACAACTGGTGTTTCGCTGCGACCAGCCGGACGTGCCCACGGGTGAGGACAACCTGTGCTTGAAGGCTGCCCGGCTCCTCCAGGCGGAGACCGGTGTCCGGCGCGGCGCCCGGATCACGCTGCGCAAGCAGATACCGATGCAGGCGGGACTTGGCGGGGGGAGCGCAGATGCCGCGGCGACGCTGGTCGGGTTGATGCGGCTCTGGGATCTGGCGTGTGCTTCGGAAGACCTGCTGCTCTGGGGGGGGCGACTGGGCTCGGATGTCCCTTTCTTTCTGGTGGGCGGCACCGCGCTCGGGCTGGGTCGCGGCGAAGAACTGGTGCCGCTGCCGGACGCGCCGTCCCGTCACGTGTTGCTGGTGTGCCCGCCGGTGGCGGTCAGTACGGCCTGGGCCTACGGACGCCTGAATTTTCAGTTGACAACAAAGGGTTTCGTGAATAAAATTCCTCCCCTGCACAGGGTGCTCGCGGACGGCCGAATGGACGCATTCCAGGGCGTGAACGATTTTGAAGCGGCGGTTTTTCCTGAATTTCCCCTGTTGCTCCATATCAAATCACAAATCGCGGATTGCGGCGCCGACGGGACGATGATGAGTGGGAGCGGATCCTCGATTTACGGGCTCTTTGACACTGCGGCTGCGTGCATGGAGGCGGAGCGTAGCCTGTGCCGCCAGTCTGTGCCGGGTCGGATTATCCGCACCCGGTTCATCGGCCGAGACGAGTACCGTCGCAATCTGTTTTCCCACTGGAATTGA
- a CDS encoding PaaI family thioesterase, with product MERDRFCFCCGTDNPHGLQLRIAHDESTGRVFTECVLAERYQGYRGTVHGGLLATLLDELMAHAALRVAGGHAATARMEVAFRRPVPVGEPLRVEAEADKVSGRRIQTRGWIVNSRGERLAEASALFLAVSADGSPKPVMR from the coding sequence ATGGAACGGGATCGATTCTGCTTTTGTTGCGGGACGGACAATCCGCACGGTTTGCAGCTGCGGATCGCGCATGACGAGTCGACCGGCCGAGTCTTCACTGAGTGCGTGCTGGCTGAGCGATATCAAGGCTACCGGGGCACCGTGCACGGGGGCCTGCTGGCCACCCTGCTGGACGAGCTGATGGCCCACGCCGCGCTGCGGGTCGCTGGCGGACACGCGGCCACAGCCCGGATGGAGGTGGCCTTCCGCCGACCGGTGCCGGTCGGGGAGCCCCTCCGGGTGGAGGCTGAAGCGGACAAGGTCTCCGGTCGCCGGATCCAGACGCGGGGCTGGATCGTGAACAGCCGTGGGGAGCGCCTGGCCGAGGCCTCCGCCCTGTTTCTGGCCGTGTCCGCCGATGGATCTCCGAAGCCGGTGATGCGCTGA
- a CDS encoding class I SAM-dependent methyltransferase, whose amino-acid sequence MVTQKPRIEITGFKARHYDRLLDLVSAGYYRRFLRRVLDDLAIQPGERILDLGAGTGRLAAQMARRTGPAGRVVGVEIGPEMQDCFRRRAAQLPNMALVERRIDEPLDLGELYDRILISFVMHGLEHHQRILVIQNASELLTADGWLCILDWNERGLAGFNPLVRQLFQRFECEQAQDFIARDWRTILADYRFADFRAWYYMRGYIRLLTGQRY is encoded by the coding sequence ATGGTGACGCAGAAACCCAGAATCGAAATCACCGGCTTCAAGGCCCGCCACTACGACCGGCTGCTGGATCTGGTCAGCGCCGGCTATTACCGCCGTTTCCTCCGGCGGGTGCTGGACGACTTGGCCATCCAACCCGGCGAACGAATACTCGACCTGGGCGCAGGCACCGGCCGGCTGGCCGCCCAGATGGCACGGCGCACCGGCCCGGCGGGTCGGGTCGTCGGTGTCGAGATCGGCCCGGAGATGCAAGACTGCTTCCGGCGGCGGGCGGCGCAGCTCCCCAACATGGCCCTGGTGGAACGGCGCATCGACGAACCGCTGGACCTCGGGGAACTCTACGACCGGATTCTGATTTCCTTTGTGATGCATGGTCTCGAACACCACCAGCGTATTCTGGTCATCCAGAATGCCAGCGAGCTGCTGACCGCGGACGGCTGGTTGTGCATCCTCGACTGGAATGAGCGCGGCCTGGCCGGCTTCAATCCGCTGGTGCGGCAGTTGTTTCAACGGTTCGAATGCGAACAGGCGCAGGACTTCATCGCCCGTGACTGGCGCACCATCCTCGCCGATTACCGGTTCGCCGACTTCCGGGCGTGGTATTATATGCGGGGTTACATCCGACTGCTGACCGGGCAGAGATACTGA